The following proteins are encoded in a genomic region of Terriglobia bacterium:
- a CDS encoding glycosyltransferase family 39 protein, translated as MICNVEHIKQVAKANWMLWAIFSLGLFLRTIGSLSVYFAFDERQWLSIADKISFSPSTFNLVMHGDHHPFLEVYIIKLSTLIFNKHFLMFLPEYIAERVSYRSLQVLLCSSTIVIVYLLAHSALSKSAALFSSFLLSVSQFHIHLSRTIVQIGPLLFFASLSLLFFWKSLKDKKYILFTGASIGLAYLCEESAFFLLAICLIYLLITGRLLRWLHQWETYAAIVLFLIFISPDLYWNLVNQGSSIFLHLNKAAQFHGISLLSLSLYLGELFIWFVSDIIGLVGGMGKGHVWPFAYPTMHWVLGVICLLGVVTAFRERRDEFIKLMLTVFCFIFLFFTFCASLGPFGNFSFYWASLSTIPALILAGNLFAKMWEGKWQIRCIPVAASVYLLGSAVAFLSIHDHTYIRRPEFLGKFYTNLAHDAILMGDYKSAAGNLEKAMKYAPGSAYVRSNLVECYKHLGDYTQRAEVVEKDADWINPKYLFDRGYLKKWQLADSEVTGKLERNGLGALSGSDFMEGSKHLRDVYGAAAVIDLKKIENPSTGKVTYAFTNIYSPRAQMVNLWVMVDDGATIWINGGKVFSQETGRRLWIGDQDRIAVNLKNGWNKVVVKVLYQGGAYYGYAIKVTDLNGEMIKGLIDGLGWR; from the coding sequence ATGATCTGCAATGTCGAACATATAAAACAAGTTGCCAAGGCAAACTGGATGCTTTGGGCGATATTTTCCTTGGGCCTGTTCCTTAGAACGATTGGCAGTTTATCGGTATATTTTGCTTTTGACGAAAGACAGTGGTTGTCAATAGCGGACAAAATATCGTTCTCTCCGAGCACATTTAATCTGGTCATGCATGGTGATCATCATCCTTTTCTTGAGGTCTATATTATTAAACTGAGCACGCTTATATTTAACAAACATTTTCTGATGTTTCTTCCTGAATACATCGCTGAACGTGTGAGCTACAGGTCTCTTCAAGTATTATTATGCTCGTCTACAATTGTGATAGTATATCTCCTCGCGCATAGTGCACTTAGCAAATCAGCGGCGCTTTTCAGCTCATTTTTATTATCCGTAAGTCAATTTCATATCCATCTCTCGAGGACCATCGTCCAGATAGGCCCGCTTCTATTTTTCGCATCTTTGTCTCTTTTGTTTTTCTGGAAATCCTTAAAGGATAAAAAGTACATCCTTTTTACAGGTGCAAGTATCGGCCTAGCCTACCTGTGTGAGGAGTCGGCCTTCTTTCTATTAGCAATTTGTCTTATATATCTTTTGATCACGGGGCGCCTGCTCAGATGGCTGCATCAGTGGGAGACATATGCCGCTATAGTACTATTTTTAATATTTATATCGCCTGATTTATATTGGAATCTTGTGAACCAGGGAAGCAGTATCTTCCTTCACCTTAATAAGGCGGCCCAGTTCCATGGTATCAGCCTGCTTTCCCTAAGCCTGTATCTCGGCGAACTGTTTATTTGGTTCGTTTCAGATATTATCGGTCTGGTCGGCGGCATGGGAAAGGGTCATGTCTGGCCTTTTGCATATCCTACGATGCATTGGGTTTTAGGCGTGATTTGCTTGTTAGGGGTGGTTACGGCTTTTCGTGAGCGACGCGATGAATTTATCAAACTGATGTTGACTGTGTTTTGTTTCATTTTTCTATTTTTTACCTTCTGTGCTTCGTTGGGACCGTTTGGCAATTTCAGTTTCTATTGGGCTTCTTTAAGCACAATTCCTGCTTTGATACTTGCAGGTAACTTATTCGCAAAGATGTGGGAGGGTAAGTGGCAGATACGCTGTATCCCTGTGGCCGCATCGGTATACCTGCTAGGAAGTGCAGTGGCATTCTTATCTATACATGATCATACGTATATTCGCCGCCCGGAATTTCTTGGGAAATTCTATACCAATCTTGCACATGACGCGATCCTGATGGGTGATTATAAATCGGCGGCTGGGAATTTAGAAAAAGCAATGAAATACGCCCCGGGGTCAGCATATGTTCGTTCTAATTTGGTAGAATGCTACAAACACCTCGGTGATTATACACAGCGGGCTGAAGTGGTGGAAAAAGATGCGGACTGGATAAATCCGAAATATTTGTTTGATCGGGGTTATTTAAAGAAATGGCAGCTCGCGGATTCGGAGGTGACAGGCAAACTTGAGAGAAATGGTCTGGGAGCGTTAAGCGGTAGTGATTTTATGGAGGGTTCAAAGCACTTGCGGGATGTTTACGGCGCGGCAGCCGTTATTGATTTGAAAAAGATAGAAAACCCGTCGACTGGAAAAGTTACATATGCCTTTACAAATATCTATTCTCCCAGGGCACAAATGGTGAACCTTTGGGTGATGGTGGATGATGGTGCTACTATATGGATAAATGGTGGTAAAGTATTTTCGCAGGAAACAGGTAGGCGTTTGTGGATTGGTGATCAAGACAGGATCGCCGTTAACTTGAAAAATGGGTGGAATAAGGTTGTGGTGAAAGTGCTGTATCAAGGAGGAGCATATTACGGATATGCGATAAAAGTTACGGATTTAAATGGGGAAATGATAAAGGGATTGATAGATGGGTTGGGCTGGAGATGA
- a CDS encoding sulfatase-like hydrolase/transferase: MTKVFEDARLELATFFREILSGAMIGACFGAISVAGTMAQVSGLPMTSELVFVAVSWCCACIIGGVSVIGFAAARFVYVGLFRKSNARRMWRGAASLAICLWIVLIPSEEASDAYWEHVLTLFVVIIAFGICVWIADRYRLVKAPVFWSGINLLLLCGLLLKVTISGPLKHGIQPAGALLVFIALAVSTVPFLCCSLRMFRRYVPAGVALVMLFLGFVWFLFPYRNPLAGTGASKRTNILLITVDTLRADHLGCYGNGTVRTPFIDQIARQGVLFENTISPTPFTNPSHTSILTGLYPGNHGVVLNNPIDLESGVLTLPRILSQNGYKTAAFISGFTLKRDVCRLMEEFELYDDDFSTHWFIPEACTTRGFSSLLLNLPQSAHLLSRVSKYERRADNVTNAARLWLRSNSGAPFFLWLHLFDPHSPYTPPAPYNKMYDAKYTGKANGDFHVFPLRERLEMIQSPKDLNHIKALYAGEVSYVDEQIGGLLAELDALHLSESTLLIFTSDHGESLTEHNYYFDHGVCLYDEDLRVPLILRFPDGRDAGTRHTNMTQLVDIFPSVLSYLGIPSPGKSDGRSLMNQLTASADLSGSHIAVSVIFEGRIQGGKSLLSIRTPEWKYIRTSPWFADRVVIPGHEEFYDLAADPEETRNLIDARPDMLKQCQSVAAQYWNAWFLTPRDATGRHRLSTPALEKLRSLGYVR, from the coding sequence ATGACGAAAGTATTCGAGGATGCAAGGCTGGAATTGGCGACGTTTTTCAGGGAGATACTCAGCGGCGCTATGATTGGCGCGTGCTTCGGTGCGATCAGTGTTGCAGGGACGATGGCGCAAGTGTCGGGACTACCGATGACCTCGGAATTGGTTTTTGTCGCGGTGTCATGGTGCTGCGCGTGTATTATCGGTGGTGTATCAGTGATCGGTTTTGCTGCAGCCAGGTTCGTGTATGTCGGTTTGTTTAGGAAAAGCAATGCGAGGCGTATGTGGCGGGGAGCGGCCTCGCTGGCGATATGCCTCTGGATCGTACTGATTCCCTCGGAGGAGGCGAGTGATGCCTATTGGGAGCACGTTTTGACTTTGTTCGTGGTCATAATTGCTTTCGGGATATGCGTGTGGATCGCCGACCGGTATCGGTTGGTGAAAGCGCCTGTGTTCTGGAGCGGAATAAACCTGCTGCTCCTATGCGGGCTGTTACTTAAAGTAACAATATCGGGTCCGTTGAAACACGGGATTCAGCCTGCCGGAGCGTTGCTTGTGTTTATCGCGCTTGCCGTATCGACTGTGCCGTTCTTATGTTGTTCCTTGCGTATGTTCAGGCGGTATGTGCCGGCAGGCGTCGCTCTCGTTATGTTATTTCTGGGTTTTGTATGGTTTTTGTTTCCGTACAGAAATCCACTGGCCGGGACTGGGGCATCGAAAAGAACTAATATTCTTTTGATAACAGTGGACACTTTAAGGGCCGATCATCTTGGATGTTACGGCAACGGAACCGTGAGGACCCCTTTCATCGACCAGATCGCTCGGCAGGGCGTGCTGTTCGAGAACACCATTAGCCCCACCCCTTTTACGAATCCGTCCCATACTAGCATACTGACCGGACTTTACCCGGGAAACCATGGTGTAGTTCTTAACAATCCGATTGACTTGGAATCAGGCGTACTCACCTTGCCGCGAATTCTCTCGCAAAACGGATACAAAACCGCCGCCTTCATAAGTGGTTTTACGCTGAAGCGCGACGTCTGCCGGTTGATGGAGGAATTCGAGCTTTACGACGACGACTTCAGCACTCACTGGTTTATTCCGGAAGCATGCACGACTCGCGGTTTCTCGAGCCTGCTGCTTAACTTGCCTCAATCTGCGCATCTCCTGTCTCGGGTGTCCAAATATGAACGCCGCGCTGATAATGTTACCAATGCTGCCAGACTGTGGCTGAGATCGAACAGCGGCGCGCCGTTTTTCCTGTGGCTGCACCTCTTCGACCCGCACTCCCCCTACACTCCGCCTGCACCCTACAATAAGATGTACGATGCCAAGTATACCGGGAAGGCAAACGGGGATTTCCACGTTTTTCCTCTCCGCGAGCGTTTGGAAATGATCCAAAGCCCAAAAGATCTCAATCATATCAAGGCCCTCTATGCCGGCGAGGTCAGTTATGTTGACGAACAGATCGGCGGACTCCTTGCCGAATTGGATGCGCTTCACCTTTCTGAAAGCACTCTGCTTATTTTCACTTCGGACCACGGAGAGAGCCTGACGGAGCACAATTATTATTTTGATCACGGCGTTTGCCTGTACGACGAAGACTTGAGGGTGCCTTTGATCCTCCGATTCCCCGACGGTAGAGATGCGGGGACCAGGCATACCAATATGACGCAGCTGGTTGACATCTTTCCCAGCGTCCTGAGTTACCTTGGAATTCCGTCACCTGGGAAATCCGACGGCCGGTCGCTCATGAACCAGCTCACCGCCTCCGCAGACCTTAGTGGTTCCCATATTGCGGTATCCGTTATATTTGAAGGGCGAATCCAGGGCGGTAAGAGCTTGCTTTCCATTCGAACACCAGAGTGGAAATACATTCGCACATCGCCTTGGTTCGCAGATCGGGTGGTGATTCCCGGCCACGAAGAGTTTTACGATCTAGCTGCTGACCCGGAAGAAACCCGCAACCTTATTGACGCCAGACCCGATATGCTCAAACAGTGCCAGTCAGTAGCGGCACAGTATTGGAACGCGTGGTTCCTCACCCCCAGAGACGCTACGGGCAGGCATCGGCTCTCTACGCCAGCCTTAGAGAAGCTCCGTTCGCTTGGATATGTTCGATAG